A genomic segment from Streptomyces sp. NBC_01233 encodes:
- a CDS encoding carboxylesterase family protein — protein sequence MSFTARMIPSSLAGGKASDPSSDETALVVRTSSGEVHGFLDRGVPNWRGVPYGRIPERFRPPVPATPSGPIDARQWGPDSWQVPMSTTPGRWSPLYPDAVKSEECLNLNIWSARPDSAAPKPVLVWFHPGRHMVGGNMPTVDPWTLAAGQGAVVVSANFRLGPWGWLHLGTLDPEFADSVNLAVRDQLLMLRWVQDNIAGFGGDPDNVTIFGLSTGGSDVATLVSVPAARGLFHKAAVYSGTAEHPIEPAEAAATAENFITAAGSLVASTADLRRLSNVALRHIHLKALSAGPLLYEPVIDGDLVPGPPLRTLSQGSAADVPLLLSVTSDEARILDLATGPAVDVKYAALAGPERNATHAEKLAFLSRTLYYEPMKRLLTSVHGAGGNCWAQVFDYHPTTSHLAGNPAVAGRAVHGADTAALFGEAEGTEGNAMDRAIVADVQHALIDLARHGQLAWPSYTPGTPVAKWITADNAVGTRLGPLP from the coding sequence ATGTCGTTCACCGCCCGTATGATTCCCAGTTCGCTCGCAGGGGGGAAGGCATCCGATCCGTCCAGCGACGAGACGGCGCTGGTGGTCCGGACCAGCTCCGGTGAGGTGCACGGGTTCCTCGACCGCGGGGTACCGAACTGGCGTGGTGTCCCCTACGGGCGGATCCCCGAACGATTCCGGCCGCCGGTGCCAGCGACACCCTCCGGACCGATCGACGCCCGCCAATGGGGTCCGGACAGCTGGCAGGTGCCGATGTCCACCACGCCGGGGCGGTGGAGCCCGCTCTACCCGGACGCTGTGAAGAGCGAAGAGTGCCTCAACCTCAACATCTGGTCGGCGAGGCCGGACAGTGCGGCCCCGAAGCCCGTTCTGGTGTGGTTCCACCCTGGTCGGCACATGGTCGGTGGAAACATGCCGACTGTCGACCCCTGGACTCTCGCCGCCGGTCAGGGAGCCGTCGTCGTATCGGCGAACTTCCGTCTCGGCCCTTGGGGCTGGCTCCACCTCGGCACCCTGGACCCGGAGTTCGCCGACAGCGTCAACCTCGCCGTCCGCGACCAGCTGCTGATGCTGCGCTGGGTGCAGGACAACATTGCCGGATTCGGCGGCGATCCCGACAACGTCACCATCTTCGGTCTGTCTACCGGCGGCTCAGACGTGGCCACCCTCGTGAGCGTCCCTGCGGCGCGCGGCCTGTTTCACAAAGCCGCGGTCTACAGCGGCACGGCAGAGCACCCGATCGAACCCGCTGAGGCCGCTGCCACCGCTGAAAACTTCATCACCGCCGCAGGATCACTGGTGGCTTCCACCGCCGACCTGCGCCGACTCAGCAACGTCGCGCTCAGGCACATCCACCTCAAGGCCCTGAGCGCAGGCCCGCTGCTGTACGAGCCGGTAATCGACGGCGACCTAGTCCCGGGCCCGCCGCTCCGGACCCTCTCACAAGGCTCCGCCGCAGACGTCCCGCTGCTCCTGTCCGTCACCTCCGATGAAGCGAGGATCCTCGACCTGGCGACAGGTCCGGCGGTCGACGTCAAATACGCCGCGCTGGCCGGCCCGGAGCGAAACGCCACGCATGCTGAGAAGCTCGCCTTCTTGTCCCGGACGCTCTACTACGAGCCGATGAAACGTCTCCTGACGTCGGTGCACGGCGCGGGCGGGAACTGCTGGGCGCAGGTCTTCGACTACCACCCGACGACTTCGCATCTCGCGGGGAACCCCGCCGTGGCCGGCCGAGCCGTCCACGGCGCGGATACTGCCGCCCTGTTCGGCGAAGCCGAGGGCACCGAGGGCAACGCGATGGATCGTGCAATCGTTGCCGACGTGCAGCACGCTCTGATCGACCTTGCCAGACACGGACAGCTAGCTTGGCCCAGCTACACGCCGGGCACTCCTGTGGCGAAGTGGATCACTGCGGATAATGCGGTGGGAACGCGACTTGGCCCCCTCCCCTGA
- a CDS encoding cytochrome P450, translating to MPDTAPEVDFDHHSAEYASDPWATNIAMNTRCPVAHSSHHGGFWLVTGFQQVSEVAHQPQLFSSAHELPNKPGRPQGTVVPASSFRGLPLEIDPPEFLEWRKALNVFFSPTAARKLRPRIAQYASWCVDQHIESGEIDLVMDLSNPVPALITLDIVGLPMDDWRLYADVVHALVYTHPGTPEFDRVEAGFAQLIETVRELIPKRRANPGDDFISFLTQLEIGGRKISDEDILATCNAVIPGGVDTTTALLASTLDHLDRNRADRRRLIDSPELIPGTCDEFLRYFTPVMGAGRTVMEDAEIGGCPVKAGDRVLLSWAAANLDARVFPQPDAVDLDRDARKQAAFGIGVHRCIGRHIARMDFEVVIGEVLRRLPDYHLVEGEAERYSTVGQINGYVKMPARFTPGPRMGPHVETATELHSLMG from the coding sequence ATGCCCGATACAGCGCCGGAAGTTGACTTCGACCATCACTCGGCGGAGTACGCCAGCGACCCGTGGGCCACCAACATCGCGATGAATACGCGCTGCCCGGTGGCGCACAGTAGCCACCACGGCGGCTTCTGGCTGGTGACCGGCTTTCAACAGGTCTCGGAGGTAGCGCATCAGCCCCAACTGTTCTCGTCCGCCCACGAGCTCCCGAACAAACCTGGCCGTCCGCAGGGGACGGTGGTGCCCGCGTCCTCGTTCCGCGGCCTGCCGCTGGAGATCGACCCGCCCGAGTTCCTCGAATGGCGGAAGGCGCTGAACGTCTTCTTCTCGCCGACCGCGGCGCGCAAACTGCGGCCGCGGATCGCCCAGTACGCCAGTTGGTGCGTCGACCAGCACATCGAGAGCGGCGAGATCGATCTCGTCATGGATCTCTCCAACCCGGTCCCTGCGCTGATCACCCTCGACATCGTCGGGCTGCCCATGGACGACTGGCGGCTGTATGCGGACGTTGTGCACGCTCTGGTGTACACCCACCCGGGCACACCGGAGTTCGACCGTGTGGAAGCAGGATTCGCCCAGCTCATCGAAACCGTGCGGGAGCTGATCCCGAAGCGCCGGGCGAACCCGGGGGACGACTTCATCAGCTTCCTCACCCAGCTGGAGATCGGCGGTCGGAAGATCTCGGACGAGGACATCCTGGCCACGTGCAACGCGGTCATCCCGGGCGGCGTGGACACGACCACGGCGCTGCTCGCGTCGACGCTGGACCACCTCGACCGCAATCGGGCAGACCGCCGGCGGCTGATCGACTCGCCGGAACTGATCCCGGGCACCTGCGACGAGTTCCTCCGGTACTTCACGCCCGTGATGGGCGCCGGGCGGACCGTCATGGAAGACGCCGAGATCGGTGGCTGCCCGGTGAAGGCGGGCGACCGGGTTCTGCTGTCGTGGGCCGCGGCCAACCTCGACGCGCGGGTGTTTCCCCAGCCGGACGCCGTCGACCTGGACCGCGACGCGCGCAAGCAGGCGGCCTTCGGGATCGGCGTGCATCGCTGCATCGGCCGGCACATCGCCCGCATGGACTTCGAGGTGGTCATCGGGGAGGTGCTGCGACGCCTCCCGGACTACCACCTCGTCGAAGGGGAGGCCGAGCGCTATTCGACGGTCGGCCAGATCAACGGATATGTGAAGATGCCGGCTCGATTCACGCCCGGCCCCCGTATGGGGCCGCATGTGGAGACGGCTACCGAACTGCATTCCTTGATGGGCTGA
- a CDS encoding phosphotransferase yields the protein MSAGDPLEVSADLQRVAAAFGLGTVTAARFLADGLMNNNWRVETDAGVFAVKQIRDVPLPTARRNLRVLGELAAQGLPVSAPVQDAGRSAVVEFGSAGYCVLPWIDGEHLAGSDMSTDQVVHLGVVLGQIHQALNQEAVLVNLPALPTSLPASVPDPAQALAEADRYLAVIRARREPLPCDVEVAGLLEERKILIREYAAARSAATETIASFGWTHGDVQYLNLLWRDGRVRGVTDWDRMRPRAFGEEMARTATLMFSGPDGAMDLVKIAALVTGYRSVLPIGVTELADAVERLWWKRVSDLWHLVFHNDRSDHSSDHLFAAGEALTDWWTERRDLVQAAFAVGS from the coding sequence GTGTCTGCCGGCGACCCGCTGGAGGTCAGCGCCGACCTCCAGCGGGTCGCCGCCGCCTTTGGCCTGGGAACGGTGACTGCGGCCCGGTTCCTTGCCGACGGGCTGATGAACAACAACTGGCGCGTTGAGACCGACGCGGGCGTGTTCGCGGTGAAGCAGATCAGGGACGTCCCGCTGCCCACAGCCCGTCGAAATCTGCGTGTTCTGGGCGAACTCGCAGCCCAGGGGCTGCCGGTGTCCGCGCCCGTCCAGGACGCTGGGCGCAGCGCGGTGGTGGAATTCGGGAGCGCCGGGTATTGCGTCCTCCCGTGGATCGACGGCGAACACCTGGCCGGGAGCGACATGTCCACCGACCAAGTGGTTCACCTGGGAGTGGTGCTGGGCCAGATCCACCAGGCGCTGAACCAGGAGGCTGTGCTGGTCAACCTTCCCGCCCTTCCTACCTCGCTTCCCGCTTCCGTACCCGATCCCGCTCAGGCCCTCGCCGAGGCCGATCGGTACCTGGCCGTGATACGCGCCCGGCGTGAGCCGCTGCCGTGCGACGTGGAAGTGGCGGGCCTGCTGGAGGAGCGCAAGATCCTTATAAGGGAGTACGCCGCCGCGCGCTCCGCAGCGACGGAGACGATTGCTTCCTTCGGCTGGACTCATGGGGATGTGCAGTACCTGAACCTCCTGTGGCGGGATGGCCGGGTGAGGGGAGTGACCGACTGGGACCGGATGCGTCCGCGGGCTTTCGGCGAGGAGATGGCCCGCACCGCCACGCTGATGTTCAGCGGGCCGGACGGGGCAATGGACCTGGTCAAGATCGCGGCGTTGGTGACCGGGTACCGCAGCGTGCTGCCGATCGGCGTCACCGAGTTGGCGGACGCGGTGGAGCGCCTGTGGTGGAAGCGGGTGTCGGACTTATGGCATCTGGTGTTCCACAACGACCGTTCCGATCATTCCTCTGACCACCTCTTTGCTGCGGGCGAGGCCCTGACCGATTGGTGGACCGAGCGCCGCGACCTGGTCCAGGCAGCTTTCGCGGTGGGCAGCTAG
- a CDS encoding transposase family protein produces MLVYPSSIDLSSCTLRYLTEQLTVRQREIGTRWRRLPAGRQALLALAHLRCGDTYAQLAAGFGIGIATVYRYIREVIEVLATLAPTLAEAMETARTKAFVILDGTLLPIDRIAADTPYYSGKHKRHGMNVQVLTDPFGRLLWASPALPGSTHDLTAARTHEIVDALAAAGVKCWADKAYQGAGRHIRVPFRSRRLKRWKRRHNSSHAKIRCVGEQAMAVLKGWRLLRKLRCSPNRITNIVKAALVLHHAST; encoded by the coding sequence GTGCTTGTCTACCCATCCTCGATCGATCTGTCCAGCTGCACCCTGCGGTACCTGACCGAGCAGCTCACAGTTCGGCAACGGGAGATCGGTACGCGGTGGCGACGACTGCCCGCCGGCCGTCAGGCCCTGCTCGCCCTGGCCCACCTGCGGTGCGGAGACACCTACGCCCAGCTTGCCGCCGGGTTCGGAATCGGCATCGCGACTGTCTACCGGTACATACGCGAGGTCATCGAAGTCCTGGCCACTCTCGCACCGACCCTGGCCGAGGCGATGGAGACCGCCCGGACGAAGGCATTCGTGATCCTGGACGGCACCCTGCTGCCGATCGACCGGATTGCCGCCGACACCCCGTACTACTCGGGCAAACACAAACGGCACGGCATGAACGTGCAGGTCCTCACCGACCCGTTCGGCCGACTGCTCTGGGCATCCCCGGCCCTGCCCGGCTCCACCCACGACCTGACGGCCGCACGAACGCACGAGATCGTCGACGCGCTCGCCGCCGCGGGAGTGAAATGCTGGGCGGACAAGGCGTACCAAGGCGCCGGCCGGCACATCCGAGTCCCCTTCCGTAGCCGCCGGCTCAAGCGATGGAAGCGACGACACAACAGCAGCCACGCCAAGATCCGGTGCGTCGGCGAGCAGGCCATGGCCGTCCTGAAAGGCTGGCGCCTACTGCGGAAGCTCCGCTGCAGCCCCAACCGGATCACCAACATCGTGAAGGCCGCCCTCGTCCTTCACCACGCCTCAACCTGA
- a CDS encoding DUF6603 domain-containing protein produces the protein MALTVDELVALFPAGGAGTFELDTGRLGLSGESESLEHLPSGILTLTEATADSAALTVTGKVTLAGEEMPASARFFATGTAVDALFFEASPATWLLQTAVARVDLSGLSGGRSLRVLLAAGPAAAAAGRCPGTGPWVGFQLGGAVAEPLEFRAELRKESIGTAQPLDGPPLLITPLLEALGEYGVELPGPLVDWLERVQLHQHPMGKMDNLMVTAEAPVDHGTGANPVELLVLRTTVLGRTGQDGKPKATTVAMVRARTDWDGSGLPVVGPMIGNGLLSLPALQIMYVSENLSAEDVIKINRVVTEYNLGPLQQLPVVNAAAGVPLGKNVSAAVYLAVMGHPTPALVITVPPKFGPAPESPDKPKLEYEFVIGKQFGPVYLSSIVFRYDFKKGLLIELQGQVTIGSLTWQVAGLGFYVGMSGGFPLLPFLHGMNIEATAADGLIGLKGGLLNKTPDDPTLDFELAGLILVQAMAVELGPQAVWARSIEGWHSVFIYGEVSLLGGASVFGPPPFTVTGFSAGFGINSSFKKVPTGAEIAEFPLVARLDAAQALPGMPAPTPHTPEDALKALTGPTGWIRPTEGQYWIAAGVKFTSFGFIETKALAVIELGDSVKAMLLGRTSVSLPRTLNPNARAIAKVNIGLSLGFSSAEHCLSMDVALLPGSYVLDPSIELTGGIAVYVWTGGGRAGDFAISLGGYHPDYNVPTHYPRPKRLGFVWSPASDITVRAEAYAAITPAAFMFGGRLAAVYDKGIFSAWFTAHLDVLVQWKPFYLDVRLGISIGVAATIKVWFVRVRISVEVGIDLHLWLPPFGGRATVKLWFISFSFGFGSSRDNTPTVDWPEFRTQIPAPARVIPNEGLLADADQGEIARRAATKEPTLVSSAGFTFTTESGIPASHLYINERLIKQSDEGTIDIRPMRKTGVTSAHRVTITKDGTTFHPTDHHWVVKPVTGTVAPGLWGKPLAKPGDALDGDQLLENRLTGLRITLPEPDYGTDTGPVTSKALSYEGLPDGRMPLRVSDPAGPEPRADRQSVRTIVDTVAADAVKDRRTAVLSTLARLGAGPGADTDSPLTGYAALAGRSLTTPPLTTTATR, from the coding sequence ATGGCGCTGACGGTCGATGAACTGGTTGCACTGTTCCCGGCGGGGGGTGCCGGTACGTTCGAGCTCGACACCGGGCGGCTCGGGCTGAGCGGCGAGTCCGAGTCCCTGGAGCACCTGCCCAGCGGCATTCTGACCCTCACTGAGGCGACTGCCGACAGCGCCGCTCTGACAGTGACCGGCAAAGTCACTTTGGCCGGTGAGGAGATGCCGGCCAGCGCCCGGTTCTTCGCCACCGGCACGGCGGTCGACGCGCTGTTCTTCGAGGCGAGCCCGGCGACCTGGCTGCTCCAGACCGCCGTCGCCCGCGTCGACTTGTCCGGACTGTCCGGCGGCCGGTCACTGCGGGTCCTGCTGGCCGCCGGTCCGGCCGCGGCCGCGGCCGGACGGTGCCCCGGCACCGGGCCCTGGGTGGGCTTCCAGCTCGGCGGGGCGGTCGCCGAACCGCTGGAGTTCCGCGCCGAACTGCGCAAGGAGTCCATCGGCACGGCCCAGCCTCTCGACGGACCGCCGCTGCTGATCACCCCGCTGCTCGAAGCCCTCGGCGAGTACGGCGTCGAACTGCCCGGACCGCTGGTCGACTGGCTGGAGCGGGTCCAGCTGCACCAGCACCCGATGGGCAAGATGGACAACCTGATGGTCACCGCCGAAGCGCCGGTGGACCACGGCACCGGCGCGAACCCGGTGGAACTGCTGGTGCTGCGGACCACGGTGCTCGGCCGCACCGGCCAGGACGGCAAACCCAAGGCCACCACCGTCGCCATGGTCCGGGCCCGCACGGACTGGGACGGTTCCGGGCTGCCGGTGGTCGGACCCATGATCGGCAATGGGCTGCTGTCCCTGCCCGCGCTCCAGATCATGTACGTCTCCGAGAACCTCAGCGCCGAAGATGTCATCAAGATCAACCGGGTCGTCACGGAGTACAACCTCGGCCCGCTCCAGCAGTTGCCGGTGGTGAACGCGGCGGCAGGGGTCCCGCTGGGTAAGAACGTGAGTGCGGCGGTCTACCTCGCGGTCATGGGCCATCCGACCCCAGCACTGGTGATCACCGTCCCGCCGAAGTTCGGACCGGCTCCGGAGAGCCCGGACAAGCCGAAGCTCGAATACGAGTTCGTGATCGGCAAGCAGTTCGGGCCGGTCTACCTCTCGTCGATCGTATTCCGCTACGACTTCAAAAAAGGCCTGCTGATCGAGCTCCAGGGCCAGGTCACGATCGGTTCTCTCACCTGGCAGGTCGCCGGCCTAGGCTTCTACGTCGGCATGAGCGGCGGCTTCCCGCTGCTGCCCTTCCTGCACGGCATGAACATCGAAGCCACCGCCGCCGACGGGCTCATCGGCCTCAAGGGCGGCCTGCTCAACAAGACACCTGACGACCCCACCCTTGACTTCGAACTCGCCGGACTGATCCTCGTCCAGGCGATGGCCGTCGAACTCGGCCCCCAGGCCGTGTGGGCACGCAGCATCGAAGGCTGGCACTCAGTCTTCATCTACGGCGAGGTCTCCCTCCTCGGCGGCGCCTCGGTCTTCGGCCCGCCGCCCTTCACCGTCACCGGCTTCTCCGCCGGATTCGGGATCAACAGCTCCTTCAAGAAGGTCCCCACCGGCGCCGAGATCGCCGAATTCCCTCTGGTGGCACGGCTGGACGCGGCCCAAGCGCTGCCCGGCATGCCGGCCCCGACGCCGCACACCCCCGAGGACGCCCTCAAGGCCCTCACCGGACCCACCGGCTGGATCCGCCCCACCGAGGGCCAGTACTGGATCGCCGCCGGAGTGAAGTTCACCAGCTTCGGCTTCATCGAGACCAAAGCCCTCGCCGTCATCGAACTCGGCGACTCCGTCAAGGCCATGCTGCTCGGCCGCACCTCCGTCAGCCTGCCGCGCACCCTCAACCCGAACGCCCGGGCCATCGCCAAGGTGAACATCGGCCTGAGCCTCGGCTTCAGCTCCGCCGAGCACTGCCTGTCCATGGACGTGGCCCTGCTGCCCGGCAGCTACGTGCTCGATCCCTCGATCGAACTCACCGGTGGCATTGCCGTCTACGTCTGGACTGGCGGCGGCCGCGCCGGGGACTTCGCCATCAGCCTCGGCGGCTACCACCCCGACTACAACGTCCCCACCCACTACCCCCGGCCCAAGCGACTCGGGTTCGTGTGGTCCCCAGCCAGCGACATCACCGTGCGGGCCGAGGCCTACGCCGCGATCACCCCCGCCGCGTTCATGTTCGGCGGGCGCCTGGCCGCCGTCTACGACAAGGGCATCTTCTCCGCGTGGTTCACCGCGCACCTGGACGTGCTGGTCCAGTGGAAACCCTTCTACCTCGATGTCCGGCTCGGCATCAGCATCGGCGTCGCGGCCACCATCAAGGTCTGGTTCGTCCGGGTCCGCATCTCCGTCGAGGTCGGCATCGACCTCCACCTGTGGCTGCCGCCCTTCGGGGGCCGGGCCACCGTCAAACTCTGGTTCATTTCCTTCAGCTTCGGCTTCGGCTCCTCCCGCGACAACACCCCCACCGTGGACTGGCCCGAATTCCGCACCCAGATCCCCGCACCCGCCCGGGTCATCCCCAACGAGGGCCTGCTCGCCGACGCCGACCAGGGCGAGATCGCCCGGCGCGCGGCCACCAAGGAACCGACCCTCGTCTCCTCGGCCGGATTCACCTTCACCACCGAATCCGGCATCCCCGCCTCGCACCTGTACATCAACGAACGGCTGATCAAGCAGTCCGACGAGGGGACCATCGACATCCGCCCCATGCGGAAGACCGGTGTCACCTCCGCCCACCGGGTCACCATCACCAAGGACGGCACGACCTTCCACCCCACCGACCATCACTGGGTGGTCAAGCCGGTCACCGGCACGGTCGCCCCCGGCCTGTGGGGCAAGCCCCTGGCCAAACCCGGTGATGCGCTCGACGGCGACCAGCTGCTCGAAAACCGCCTCACCGGACTGAGGATCACCCTCCCCGAGCCGGACTACGGCACCGACACCGGGCCCGTCACCTCGAAGGCGCTTTCGTACGAAGGACTCCCGGACGGTCGCATGCCCCTGCGCGTGTCCGACCCCGCCGGGCCCGAGCCGCGGGCCGACCGCCAGAGCGTCCGGACCATCGTCGACACCGTCGCCGCCGACGCCGTCAAGGACCGCCGCACCGCCGTGCTCAGCACCCTCGCCCGGCTCGGCGCGGGACCCGGCGCCGACACCGACAGTCCGCTCACCGGCTACGCCGCACTCGCCGGCCGCAGCCTGACCACCCCGCCCCTGACCACCACCGCGACGAGGTGA
- a CDS encoding LysR family transcriptional regulator gives MDLDTVRTFVLAADAGQFQEAAAELAVTQQAVSKRIAGLERNLGVRLFTRTPRGAELTIDGQVFLPHARELLRVADRAAASVHPDRRPLRVDVIASRSAASGLIRGFHRAHSDIQLDVAMLFDIETAVAALRSGAIDASFRAGAVPGRPLPEDIKSVRVLDEPIQLLTGPAHALAGARSVTVAQLAGHRIWMPCIVPGAEWAAYYDDLVAEFGLTIEVTGPNFGSDALLDTIADSPALATFIGEQTRLVWPAGHGLRRIPVTDPTPVYPHSLLWHRDNPHPALPALRAHLAATTAGHDADGTWGPR, from the coding sequence ATGGACCTCGATACCGTCCGGACCTTCGTCCTCGCTGCCGATGCGGGGCAGTTCCAGGAGGCTGCCGCCGAGCTGGCGGTCACCCAGCAGGCTGTCTCCAAGCGCATCGCCGGGTTGGAGCGCAACCTCGGGGTGCGGCTGTTCACCCGCACCCCGCGCGGCGCGGAGCTCACCATCGACGGGCAGGTATTCCTGCCCCACGCGCGTGAGCTGCTGCGCGTAGCCGACCGTGCGGCCGCGTCCGTGCACCCCGACCGCCGTCCGCTGCGCGTCGACGTGATCGCCTCACGCAGCGCGGCGTCGGGGCTGATACGCGGCTTCCACCGCGCGCACTCCGACATTCAGCTTGACGTGGCGATGCTGTTCGACATCGAGACGGCCGTCGCCGCCCTCCGGTCGGGTGCGATCGACGCGTCCTTCCGCGCTGGCGCCGTGCCCGGCCGGCCCCTGCCCGAGGACATCAAGTCCGTCCGGGTACTCGACGAGCCGATCCAACTCCTCACCGGCCCCGCCCACGCGCTGGCCGGCGCCCGCTCGGTGACCGTCGCCCAGCTCGCCGGGCACCGGATCTGGATGCCCTGCATCGTCCCCGGCGCCGAGTGGGCCGCCTACTATGACGACCTCGTCGCCGAGTTCGGGCTCACCATCGAGGTGACCGGCCCCAACTTTGGCTCCGACGCGCTCCTCGACACCATCGCCGACAGCCCGGCCCTGGCCACCTTCATAGGCGAGCAGACCCGCCTCGTCTGGCCCGCCGGCCACGGCCTGCGCCGCATCCCGGTGACCGACCCGACGCCCGTCTACCCACACTCGCTCCTCTGGCACCGCGACAACCCCCACCCGGCACTGCCCGCCCTCCGCGCCCACCTCGCCGCCACAACAGCCGGCCACGACGCCGACGGGACCTGGGGGCCGCGCTGA
- a CDS encoding LLM class flavin-dependent oxidoreductase: MAQQERFLRLGAIIDGPGGHIAAWRHPLTRADAQLDFAFHRSNAETLERGVFDCVFVPDVVALWGTDVEHVSRTARNEHFEPFALLAAYAAMTEHIGVAATATTTYNTPYDIARKFASLDHISGGRAGWNIVTSAAPWESRNFGFPEHMEHDLRYTRADEFVSVVNRLWTSGGKPIDHKGRFFHVRGPLNVPQPPQGRPVLFQAGASPVGRDFASRHGEVLFTRHTRLSDAQDFYADLKRRAVEHGRSAEHIQIWVGLQPIVAGTEAEAKQRLRELQELMPDIVALRALQDQLGDVDLTGYPLDGPVPDLPVANHSHSTAERWIELARRENLTLRQLSLRQAGDIVAGTPEQLADHMETLFIQGGADGFIVDFPYLPGSLEDFVDQVVPELRRRGLVRTSYVDGTLRDNLGLNVPYNGALAGKR, translated from the coding sequence ATGGCGCAGCAAGAGAGATTTCTACGGCTCGGGGCCATCATCGACGGCCCTGGAGGGCATATTGCCGCGTGGCGGCACCCATTGACCCGGGCGGATGCCCAGCTCGATTTCGCCTTCCATCGGAGCAACGCCGAGACGCTCGAACGGGGCGTGTTCGACTGCGTCTTCGTTCCGGACGTAGTGGCCCTTTGGGGAACTGACGTCGAGCACGTGAGCCGAACCGCGCGGAACGAGCACTTCGAGCCGTTCGCGCTGCTGGCCGCGTACGCCGCGATGACCGAACACATCGGTGTGGCAGCGACCGCGACGACCACTTACAACACTCCCTATGACATCGCCCGCAAGTTCGCCTCACTCGACCACATCAGTGGGGGCCGTGCGGGGTGGAACATCGTCACTTCCGCCGCGCCGTGGGAGTCGCGCAACTTCGGCTTCCCCGAACACATGGAGCACGACCTGCGCTACACGCGAGCCGATGAGTTCGTCTCGGTCGTGAACCGCCTGTGGACGAGCGGTGGGAAGCCCATCGACCACAAGGGCAGGTTCTTCCATGTCCGCGGCCCGCTCAACGTCCCGCAGCCCCCGCAGGGACGCCCGGTCCTCTTCCAGGCGGGCGCTTCTCCGGTGGGTCGGGACTTCGCCTCACGGCACGGAGAGGTGCTCTTCACCCGGCACACCAGGCTGTCGGACGCACAGGACTTCTACGCCGACCTGAAGCGTCGCGCCGTCGAGCACGGCCGCAGCGCCGAGCACATCCAGATCTGGGTCGGCCTGCAACCCATCGTCGCCGGTACCGAGGCAGAGGCCAAGCAGCGACTTCGCGAGCTCCAAGAGCTTATGCCGGACATCGTCGCGCTGCGTGCCCTGCAGGACCAGCTCGGCGACGTGGACCTGACCGGGTACCCGCTCGACGGACCCGTACCGGACCTCCCGGTGGCCAACCACTCGCACAGCACGGCAGAGCGGTGGATAGAGCTCGCCCGCCGGGAAAACCTCACCTTGCGTCAACTATCGCTCCGACAGGCCGGAGACATAGTGGCGGGCACCCCCGAGCAGCTGGCCGACCACATGGAGACCCTGTTCATCCAGGGTGGCGCCGACGGCTTCATCGTCGACTTCCCCTATCTGCCGGGCTCCCTGGAGGACTTCGTGGACCAGGTGGTGCCCGAGCTGCGCCGCCGAGGGCTGGTGCGTACCTCCTATGTCGACGGAACACTGCGCGACAACCTCGGTCTGAACGTGCCGTACAACGGGGCCCTGGCAGGAAAGAGGTGA
- a CDS encoding LLM class flavin-dependent oxidoreductase, whose translation MLLFAPLVTAQDDGETGRTAYRRTLERVRSAQRSGIDALLIGDRQAVGPASVGEFEAGTLAAALAVATEGIGLVTTISTEQLEPYHVARLLATIDYLSHGWAGWQSAAPSDDQESANYAQGTAGPQDRQLARAEEFAHVVTGLWDSFQDDAFLRDRESGVYFLPNRLRALDHKGEHFDVAGPLNIARPPQGHPVLARRLLTVEDAEFAGRVADIAVVPAERSAEVAEMGKTVRAAASHRGRAESDVRLLLEVPAHGADELFRTDAVDGFVLIPPPGSAEGAHSALVERAKALRSSTSRPADGSLRARLGLPRPPDRRRAV comes from the coding sequence ATGCTGCTCTTCGCTCCTCTGGTCACCGCTCAGGATGACGGTGAGACCGGCCGGACGGCCTACCGCCGGACGCTCGAGCGCGTGCGCTCCGCACAACGGTCCGGCATCGACGCCCTGCTGATCGGTGACCGTCAGGCCGTCGGGCCCGCCAGCGTAGGTGAGTTCGAGGCCGGCACGCTTGCCGCCGCCCTGGCGGTAGCGACCGAGGGGATCGGGCTCGTCACGACCATCTCCACCGAACAGCTCGAGCCTTACCACGTCGCCCGGCTGCTGGCGACGATCGACTACCTGAGCCATGGCTGGGCGGGCTGGCAGTCGGCCGCTCCCAGCGACGACCAAGAGTCCGCCAACTATGCGCAGGGGACCGCCGGTCCGCAGGATCGCCAGTTGGCTCGCGCCGAAGAGTTCGCCCACGTCGTGACCGGGCTCTGGGACAGCTTCCAGGACGATGCCTTCCTGCGCGACCGCGAGTCCGGGGTCTACTTCCTCCCGAATCGGCTCCGGGCGCTCGACCACAAGGGCGAGCACTTCGATGTCGCGGGCCCGCTCAACATCGCCCGTCCCCCACAGGGACACCCCGTACTGGCACGCCGTCTCCTCACTGTCGAAGACGCGGAGTTCGCCGGACGGGTGGCCGATATCGCCGTGGTTCCCGCCGAGCGGTCGGCCGAGGTCGCGGAGATGGGCAAGACCGTCCGGGCGGCCGCGAGCCACCGAGGGCGGGCGGAGTCCGACGTGCGGCTCCTCCTCGAGGTTCCGGCGCACGGGGCCGACGAGCTTTTCCGCACCGATGCCGTGGACGGCTTCGTCCTGATACCCCCGCCGGGGTCTGCCGAGGGCGCCCACTCCGCGCTGGTGGAGCGCGCCAAAGCACTGCGGAGCAGCACCTCACGGCCTGCGGACGGCTCACTGCGCGCCCGGTTGGGACTCCCTCGCCCTCCGGACCGGCGAAGGGCGGTGTGA